Proteins co-encoded in one Natrarchaeobius halalkaliphilus genomic window:
- a CDS encoding winged helix-turn-helix domain-containing protein — protein MVRDPLASGSTPSAAEICSALDDPDCREIIRNLEEPMTASELTKRCDIPQSTLYRKLELLTESTLLEESTDIRRDGHHASTYVVAFDEITMELDEDRSLSVQIDRPARSADERLAELWSEVRKET, from the coding sequence ATGGTCCGGGATCCGCTCGCCTCGGGGTCGACGCCGTCGGCAGCGGAGATCTGCTCCGCGCTCGACGATCCAGACTGCCGAGAGATCATCCGGAATCTCGAGGAACCTATGACGGCTTCCGAGCTCACGAAACGGTGTGATATCCCCCAGTCGACGCTGTACCGAAAACTCGAGTTGCTGACCGAGTCGACGTTACTCGAGGAGTCGACCGATATTCGACGTGATGGTCATCACGCCAGTACGTACGTGGTCGCGTTCGACGAGATCACGATGGAACTGGACGAGGACCGATCGCTATCGGTCCAGATCGATCGACCGGCACGGAGCGCAGACGAGCGACTCGCGGAGCTGTGGTCGGAGGTGCGAAAGGAAACATGA